The genomic stretch AATTTAATTAATATAAGCGAAACATTTAATATTAGTTTGGATGACTTGGTAAAAGAAGATAATTTGGTAAAAAATAAACTTATTGCAGCTAGTTCTTCGAGAAAGTGGCATTTTTTGACGATATTGTATTTAATAGCTATTGTGCTGTATATATTTTATTTTCTAATCTTTCATAAAATATTTATGCTTGGATTTCTGATTGCGACTCTTTTTATGTTAGGAATAGAAACGTATGTGATTATAAAAGATAAAATTTATAAAAGGAAAAATTGAGTTTAAAGATATCAAATCAAGTGGTATAATATCAAAGCTTATTAACAGTATTTGTCTGGAATAAAGGAGGTTTGAAATGGAACTTTGGGATGCTTATGATGCGCATTTGAATGTTATCGGTGGTCAAGTTTTGGTTCGTGGGAAAAAGATTCCAAAGGGTGTTTATCATTTGGTGAGTGAAGTTATCGTGAGGCATCAAGATGGGACTTATTTGCTAACTCAGAGAGATTCAAGAAAAAATCTTGGTGGTATGTGGGAAGCGACTGCTGGTGGTTCAGCTTTGCAAGGTGAAAGTCCTTTAGAGTGTGCCAAACGCGAATTGCGTGAAGAGACAGGAATCGTGACAGGTGATTTTGTTGAGGTGGGGCGAGTGTTGCACCAGAGACATCAGACCTATTATGTCAATTATCTCTGTCACACAGATGTCGATAAGGATAGTATCGTTTTACAAGAAGGGGAAACATCAGCGTATAAATGGGTGACAGCTGAAGAATTGTGTCAAATGTCTCGAGGAGAACTAGCCACGCAGAGAATACGGAACTTTATCGAAGAATTGAGCTAACCAAATCTGGTTAGCTTTTTCTTTTGCTTTTAGTTACCTTTTATCACCAAAAATTAACCTCTTGTCCCAAACTATTGCTAATTAATAGCAAGTGTGTTTTACTATAATCAAAAGGAGGGTTGAAGGAGTGAAAATCAC from Streptococcus ruminicola encodes the following:
- a CDS encoding helix-turn-helix domain-containing protein; its protein translation is MNISEKIKNIRNTENLTQEKFAERINVSRNAVAKWETNRGYPDIQNLINISETFNISLDDLVKEDNLVKNKLIAASSSRKWHFLTILYLIAIVLYIFYFLIFHKIFMLGFLIATLFMLGIETYVIIKDKIYKRKN
- a CDS encoding NUDIX hydrolase; amino-acid sequence: MELWDAYDAHLNVIGGQVLVRGKKIPKGVYHLVSEVIVRHQDGTYLLTQRDSRKNLGGMWEATAGGSALQGESPLECAKRELREETGIVTGDFVEVGRVLHQRHQTYYVNYLCHTDVDKDSIVLQEGETSAYKWVTAEELCQMSRGELATQRIRNFIEELS